In Rhodococcus pseudokoreensis, the DNA window TCGATCTGTATCCGACGGAGTCGCGCTGGCAGGACGAGGTGCCGGTGTTCACCGGGGTCGATCACGTGGCGCTCGCCGTCCCGTCCGACAACTGGGACGGCATCATGCTGCTGCTCCGCTCGGTCTTCGCGATGGCGCCGCACGAGGGCCTCGACGTCACGGACGCGGTCGGGATGATGCGCAGTCAGGCGCTGACGATGGATCAGACGGGCGCCGACGGCGTCGACCGTCCGCTGCGTATCTCGCTGAACATGGTTCCGGGCGCGGTGTCGGGGAACTCCCACATCGCCGCGGCCCGGCGCGGTGGGATCAGCCACGTCGCGTTCGCGTGCACGGACATTTTCACCGCCGCGGCGACCATGCAGTCGAACGGCTTCGAGCCGCTCGTCATCTCGCCGAACTACTACGACGACCTCGAGGCCCGTTTCGGGCTCTCCCGCGCACTCCTCGACCGCATGAGCGGTTCCGGCATCATGTACGACGCCGATGCCCACGGCGAGTTCTTCCACCTGTTCACCCAGACGGTGGGCGCCGACCTGTTCTTCGAGGTGGTGCAACGTGTCGGTGGTTACGAGGGGTACGGGGACGCGAACTCCGCAATGCGTCTGGCTGCCCAGTTGCGGGCGGCCGGCTGAGCGTTCCACCCGACAGATAACGGCGCCCGTGGTCACGACCACGGGCGCCGTCGCCTTTTCGTCGAGTGACGTCCGCCACTTCTGGAGCGTGACCACTGACGTCGATGCACCCTCCCGGGGTGCATGTGACTGGTGGGGTCGAAAAATCCGGCCGGAGAACGTGGCAGACGAGTACAGGCGTCAATGCGGCACGTGGGTTTCTGGCCAATGCGTACTAACCTGTGTCGAAACCGTGACCGTTTCGTTATCAGTCACGAACTCGACGGAGGAATGTGGTCTTGGCTCTACACGCGAACACCGTCCCGCAGTCCGGGCGCGCCCGGCGCTCCAGTTCTGCGAAGTCCGCCCGCCGGCACGTGGTGGCGACGTCGCTGGCGGCTACTGCGCTGCTCGTGTCCGGCGCCATCGCCTCCGCCGCCACCGGGGAGGTTGCACACGCATCCACCGAGGCGGGTGTGTCGCTCACGCCGCCGCCGCAGTTCCTGCAGGTCGATCGCGCGGAGTTGACCGACCACACCGAGCAACTCCAGCGCGCCGCCCAGCGTGAGGTCGAGCGGTTGGCAGCGCAGAAGGCCGAGACCGAGCGCCTGGCCCGCGAGGCCGCCGAACAGGCCGCACGTCAGGCCGCCGCCGAGGAAGCGGCGCGCCGGCCTGCGGTTCTATTCCCGGCCGACGGCACCTTCACGTCGGGATTCGGTCAGCGTTGGGGCACCAACCACAACGGCATCGACATCGCGAACTCCATCGGCACCCCGATCAAAGCCGTCACCAACGGCACCGTGATCGAGAGCGGTCCGGCGTCGGGCTTCGGGATGTGGATCCGCCTGCAGCAGGACGACGGCACCATCGGCGTGTACGGCCACATCGACACCTCGTTGGTCTCGGTCGGGCAGCCGATCCGGGCCGGCGACCAGATCGCCACCATGGGCAACCGGGGGCAGTCGACCGGACCGCACCTGCACTACGAGGTGTGGACGGCGAACGGAACCAAGATCGATCCGGCGGGCTGGCTCAACTCGCGCGGCGTCTCCATTCCCGGAGGGCAGGGCGGCTAGAGGCATCCCGGCAGTCCGCCTCTGAGGTGAAAATGATGGGTTTCTGGTGTTGTCTGCCGATCGCATCACCGCAAGACTGTCTCCATGACCCTCACTTCTCCTCCGCCGACCGGCCGGCGTGAGTGGATCCACGACTCGGACTGCGACCTCGACGCGTTTCGCGCCTCCGTGGACCGCTCGACGAACCTGGCCGACTATCCGTTCGCCCACTCCGTGGAACAGAACGTCCTGGTGTACCGCAGCGAATCGCTGACTCCGCATCTCGACGACGCGCAGTCCCGCCGCGCCGTGCAGACCGAACTCGTGCGCGCCCTCACCGACGGGCCCGGAATCGTGGTGTTCCAGAACGCCTTCGGCGACCCCGCCGTCGTGGATCGAGCCACCGAACAGTTCGACCTCCTCATTGCGCAGCAGCAGGCGTCGGGTGGTGTGGTGGGGGACCACTTCGGCAAGGCGGGCGCCAACGACCGGATCTGGAACGCCGCGCAGAAACTGGCACTCGGCGCCCCGGACGTGTTCGCCGACTACTACGCCAACGACATCCTCGCACTGATCTGCCAGAGCTGGCTGGGGCCGCTGTATCAGGTGACGTCGCAGGTCAATGTGGTGAACCCTGGTGGCGCCGCGCAGGTTCCGCATCGGGACTACCACCTCGGCATCGTGCCTGCGCACGAGCTGCCCGAGTATCCGGCGCACCTGCACCGGATGTCGTCGGCGCTGACGCTGCAGGGCGCGGTGGCGCACTGCGACATGCCCGTCGAGAGCGGGCCCACCCTGTATCTGCCGTACTCGCAGCAGTTCGAGGCGGGCTACCTGGCGTTCTCGCGGCCGGAGTTCGTCGAGTTCTTCCGCGACAGCCACGTCCAGTTGCCGCTCCGCAAGGGCGACGCGGTGTTCTTCAATCCGGCGCTGTACCACGGTGCGGGCCACAACCGTTCGGAATGGATCCGGCGGATGGCCAATCTGCTGCAGATCTCGTCACCGTTCGGCCGGGCGATGGAAGTACTGGACCGCGAGGCCATGGCGAACGCCGTGTATCCGACGTTGCTGGCCCGGCAGAGTGCGGGGGCGAGCGAACGCACTCTCCGCAACGCCGTCGTCGCGACCGCCGAGTGCTACCCGTTCCCCACCAACCTCGACCACGATCAGCCGGTGCACAGCCTCGCGCCGGCCACCCAGGTGGACACCGTGTGGGAAGCGTTGCGGGACAGCGCCGATCCGGCGGTGCTCGCGGAGCGTCTGGCCGCGCAGACCGCGCGGCGGCAACCGTGAACGGGCTCCGAAGCGTGATCGACGGACACGCGGATTCACTACGACAGCACCGTCCGGTGCGATTGGACGAGACACGACGATGACGATTCGACTGGCAGGCGCGCCCATTTCTTGGGGAGTGTGTGAGGTGGAGGGCTGGGGTCACCAGCTCGACCCCGACCGGGTGCTCACCGAGATGCGCGACGCCGGCCTCGCGGCCACCGAACTCGGTCCGGACGGATTCCTCCCCTCGGATCCACGCGAGCTGACGGACACCCTCGCCCGGTACGACCTGACAGCGGTCGGGGGATTCGTCCCGGTGCTGCTGCACGACCCGGATCACGACACGGTCGCGGCGATCGGCGGGGCGCTCGATTCGCTCGTCGCGTCGGCATCGGAGGTGATGGTCCTGGCGGCGGTGACGGGGGCGGTCGGTTACGATTCGCGACCGGAACTCGACGACTCCGGATGGAAGACGTTGCTGCGCAACCTCGACCGCCTGTCGTCCGCTGCTGCCGACCGGGGCCTGCGGGCGGTGATCCACCCGCACGTGGGGACGATGATCGAGAACCGGGCCGAGGTGGACCGCGTCCTGGACGGCTCGTCGATCCCGCTGTGCCTGGACACCGGTCATCTCCTGATCGGCGGAACCGACCCGCTCGACCTGGTCACGACGGCCCCCGAGCGGATCGCCCACGCGCACCTGAAGGATGTCGATGCCACACTCCTCGGCCGGGTCCGGGCGGGTGAACTCACCTACACCGAGGCCGTCGCCCGGGGCATGTACACGCCGCTCGGCACTGGTGACGTGGACATCGCCGGGGTGGTCGAGCGGCTGCAGAATCAGGGCTACGACGGCTGGTACGTCCTCGAGCAGGACACCATTCTCGCGGCGGAACCCGAGGGCGAAGGTCCCGTGCGCGACGTCGTCCGAAGCGTCGAATACCTGGAAAGCATCACCAAGTAGGGCCTCGTGCCGCCGGGGGCGCGGCTACGACCGGGCAGGTCCGGTCGTGCCGCGCACCATCAGGTGGGGATCGATCACGAAATCCTGCGGGTCGAGGTCCTCGTTCTCGAGTCGGCCGACGGCGAACTGCACGGCGTGCCGGGCCAAGCCCTCCGTGTCCTGCCGCACGGTGGTGAGGTCGATCCGAGAGAACTGCGCCAGGTGGCTGTCGTCGTACCCGACGATAGAGATGTCGCCCGGCACGTCGACGTGGGCGCGGGTGAACACGTCCATGAGACCGATGGCGCAGCGGTCGTTGCCGGCGAGCACGGCGGTGGGCAGGTGGTCCTCGGCCAGCAGGGTGTTCGCGGCCGCGACGCCTGCCTCCTCGGTGTGCTGACCGGGAATGACGCGAACGTGGTCGGAGAGGTCGTGCCTGCGCATCGCCGCGAGGTACGCCCGACGCCGCTCGGGTGAGCCCGGGTCCGCGCCGCCGTCGACGTGCGCGATCTCGCGATGTCCGAGTCCGACCAGGTGGTCCACGGACTGCCGGATTCCTTTGGCGTCGGCGGTCCGCACGGTGTCGACGGCAGTGTGGGGGAGTGCGCGGCCGACGACGGTGACCACGGCTCGGTCCGCGAGCGTGCGCAGATAGTCCGCTTCGGAGAGGGGGCCGAGCAGGATCAGGCCCTCGCACCGGTGGCTGAGGAGCGCCTCGATCGCCTTGTGCTCGTCGCGGGTGGGTGCGCTCGCGGAGAGCAGGACCTCATATCCGGCGGCCTCGGCCTCCGCGTAAATGGTTCCGATCAGGTCGGCCTGGAAGGTCTGATGGACGTCCATGAGCACCCCGAGGGTGCGGCTGCGTCCGCGGGCGAGCATGCGGGCGGCCCGGTCGAGGCGGTAGCCGAGTTCGTCCGCGGCCTGCAGGACGCGGTCCCGGGTCTCGTCGGACGCGCCCGGTTTGTTGCTGAAGATCAGTGACACGAGGGTGCGTGACACCCCGGCCCGCGTCGCGACATCGGCCATCGTGGGGCGTCGGTGCAGGCCGGCCGGTGCCCGCTCCGCATCTGCGTGCGCGGTGGCGCGGTCGTCGAGCATCTCGATCTCCCTCGGTTGCGTCGTCAGGGACATTCTCACGGATCGCGACCCCAGCCCTTGACACCTTCTGTGATTCACCTCATAGTAGACAACTGAAGCGCGTTAGTGAAGCGCTTCAGTCCAGGAAAGTACGCCTCTTCGGCTGCATCGAGCCGAGCGCGCCCCGGGCGATATCGACACACGTGAACCGATCTTCCGTGTCGTGATGCGTGAGCATTCCCAGAAAGGCCACACCTGATGTTGACAACCAACTCGGCTGCCAGTGCACGCGGAAGCGGCGGCGCTGCGCGAAACGAGCGCAGTCACAAACGCTTCCTGACCAAGCTCACCGTCATCTCCACGCTCGGAGGCCTGCTGTTCGGCTACGACACCGGGGTGATCTCCGGTGCGCTGCTGTACATGAAGGACGAGTTGAACCTCAGTGCGGTCGGCGAAGCCACCGTCGTGAGTTCCCTGCTCTTCCCCGGTGCCGCCGTCGGCGCGCTGCTGGGCGGCCGGTTGTCCGATGCCCTCGGCCGCAAGCGCACGCTGCTCGTCTGCGCGGGCCTGTTCCTCGTCGGCGCCCTCGGGTGTGCGATGGCCCCCAACGTGGAGATCATGGTGCTGGCCAGGATCGTCCTCGGACTCGGTGTGGGCGCGGCCGCCGTCACCTGCCCGCTGTACCTGGCCGAGATGGCCCCGGTGGAGCGGCGCGGCCGGATGGTCACGATCAACGAACTGATGATCGTCACCGGTCAGATGCTCGCCTTCTCGATCAACGCCCTGCTCGATCACGTCATCGAGGATCCGACGGTATGGCGGTACATGCTGGCCATCGCGTCGGTGCCCGCGGTCCTCCTGCTGCTCGGCATGCTCGCGCTTCCGGATTCACCGCGCTGGTACGCGTCGAAGGGCCGCCTCGCCGAGACACGCAGGACCCTCGAACTGAGCCGCAGCGAGTCCGAGGCCGCCGACGAGTGCGCCAGCATCGCCTTCCACGCCGCCCGCGACCGGAAGTCGAAGACCAGTGGCGCGGTCCACTACCTGCGGGACTACCCCTGGATGCGCCGGATCCTCTGGATCGGTTGCGGTCTGGCCATCGTGCAGCAGGCGACGGGCATCAACACGGTCAACTATTACGCCCCGACGATCCTCGAGCAGAGCGGGTTGGGTGTCAGCGCGTCTCTGGTGGCCACCATCGCGGTCGGTGTCACGTCGGTCGTCATGACGATCCTCGGTATCGTCCTGCTGGGCTTCGTGAATCGCCGCAAGATGCTGCTCACCGGTTTCATTGGGGTGGCGTCCTCGCAGGCCGCGCTGTCGCTAGTGTTCCTGCTGCCCTCGTCCACCGGCCGCAGCTACATCATCCTCGCCGCGATGATGGTGTTCGTCGCGTTCGTGCAGTGCTTCATCGGTACCTGCGTGTGGTTGCTGCTGTCGGAGATCTTCCCGATGGCCATCCGCGGATTCGCGATGGGTATCGCGGTATTCGTGCTCTGGACGACCAACGCGTTCATCTCGTTCGTCTTCCCGATCCTCAACTCGGTTCTCGGATCCACCGGAACGTTCGGGCTGTTCGTCCTCGTCAACCTGATGTCGGTGTA includes these proteins:
- a CDS encoding sugar porter family MFS transporter; its protein translation is MLTTNSAASARGSGGAARNERSHKRFLTKLTVISTLGGLLFGYDTGVISGALLYMKDELNLSAVGEATVVSSLLFPGAAVGALLGGRLSDALGRKRTLLVCAGLFLVGALGCAMAPNVEIMVLARIVLGLGVGAAAVTCPLYLAEMAPVERRGRMVTINELMIVTGQMLAFSINALLDHVIEDPTVWRYMLAIASVPAVLLLLGMLALPDSPRWYASKGRLAETRRTLELSRSESEAADECASIAFHAARDRKSKTSGAVHYLRDYPWMRRILWIGCGLAIVQQATGINTVNYYAPTILEQSGLGVSASLVATIAVGVTSVVMTILGIVLLGFVNRRKMLLTGFIGVASSQAALSLVFLLPSSTGRSYIILAAMMVFVAFVQCFIGTCVWLLLSEIFPMAIRGFAMGIAVFVLWTTNAFISFVFPILNSVLGSTGTFGLFVLVNLMSVYFVYRFVPETKGRSLEELEDRLGAGNPATSAAGSAAAVATH
- a CDS encoding phytanoyl-CoA dioxygenase family protein, which encodes MTLTSPPPTGRREWIHDSDCDLDAFRASVDRSTNLADYPFAHSVEQNVLVYRSESLTPHLDDAQSRRAVQTELVRALTDGPGIVVFQNAFGDPAVVDRATEQFDLLIAQQQASGGVVGDHFGKAGANDRIWNAAQKLALGAPDVFADYYANDILALICQSWLGPLYQVTSQVNVVNPGGAAQVPHRDYHLGIVPAHELPEYPAHLHRMSSALTLQGAVAHCDMPVESGPTLYLPYSQQFEAGYLAFSRPEFVEFFRDSHVQLPLRKGDAVFFNPALYHGAGHNRSEWIRRMANLLQISSPFGRAMEVLDREAMANAVYPTLLARQSAGASERTLRNAVVATAECYPFPTNLDHDQPVHSLAPATQVDTVWEALRDSADPAVLAERLAAQTARRQP
- a CDS encoding M23 family metallopeptidase; amino-acid sequence: MALHANTVPQSGRARRSSSAKSARRHVVATSLAATALLVSGAIASAATGEVAHASTEAGVSLTPPPQFLQVDRAELTDHTEQLQRAAQREVERLAAQKAETERLAREAAEQAARQAAAEEAARRPAVLFPADGTFTSGFGQRWGTNHNGIDIANSIGTPIKAVTNGTVIESGPASGFGMWIRLQQDDGTIGVYGHIDTSLVSVGQPIRAGDQIATMGNRGQSTGPHLHYEVWTANGTKIDPAGWLNSRGVSIPGGQGG
- a CDS encoding LacI family DNA-binding transcriptional regulator; amino-acid sequence: MLDDRATAHADAERAPAGLHRRPTMADVATRAGVSRTLVSLIFSNKPGASDETRDRVLQAADELGYRLDRAARMLARGRSRTLGVLMDVHQTFQADLIGTIYAEAEAAGYEVLLSASAPTRDEHKAIEALLSHRCEGLILLGPLSEADYLRTLADRAVVTVVGRALPHTAVDTVRTADAKGIRQSVDHLVGLGHREIAHVDGGADPGSPERRRAYLAAMRRHDLSDHVRVIPGQHTEEAGVAAANTLLAEDHLPTAVLAGNDRCAIGLMDVFTRAHVDVPGDISIVGYDDSHLAQFSRIDLTTVRQDTEGLARHAVQFAVGRLENEDLDPQDFVIDPHLMVRGTTGPARS
- a CDS encoding sugar phosphate isomerase/epimerase family protein, whose translation is MTIRLAGAPISWGVCEVEGWGHQLDPDRVLTEMRDAGLAATELGPDGFLPSDPRELTDTLARYDLTAVGGFVPVLLHDPDHDTVAAIGGALDSLVASASEVMVLAAVTGAVGYDSRPELDDSGWKTLLRNLDRLSSAAADRGLRAVIHPHVGTMIENRAEVDRVLDGSSIPLCLDTGHLLIGGTDPLDLVTTAPERIAHAHLKDVDATLLGRVRAGELTYTEAVARGMYTPLGTGDVDIAGVVERLQNQGYDGWYVLEQDTILAAEPEGEGPVRDVVRSVEYLESITK